Proteins co-encoded in one Methanobrevibacter sp. genomic window:
- a CDS encoding biotin--[acetyl-CoA-carboxylase] ligase → MKNEIVKLLKRESKLSDETIKEIEETNIQDFANLIKEIGKEKREHIKASEISKDLNTNYIGKNLYIYHEVNSTNTVAKFLSQTGVENGSIVISEKQTGARGRSGKSWESPLGGVWLSIILRPDVDHSKIPLITLATGVAVAKTLERIGIKNSEIKWPNDIMINDKKVCGILTEAVTNFNTIETVIIGVGIDANLNIEDFPEELQAGTTTLENELGRKGDENLLIKIFLEEFEKISELFNHEGYEEILKEWRKRSYTIGKIVEVRKPFNKYYDAYVLGISREGALVVEKIDGTLEKVISGECIIKN, encoded by the coding sequence ATGAAAAATGAAATAGTTAAATTATTAAAAAGAGAAAGCAAACTTTCTGATGAAACAATAAAAGAGATTGAAGAAACAAACATTCAGGATTTTGCAAACCTAATCAAAGAAATTGGTAAAGAAAAAAGGGAACATATTAAAGCCTCTGAAATTTCGAAAGACTTAAACACAAACTACATTGGAAAAAATTTATATATTTACCATGAAGTCAACTCAACAAATACAGTTGCTAAATTTTTATCCCAAACTGGTGTTGAAAACGGGAGCATAGTAATTTCTGAAAAACAAACCGGTGCGAGAGGAAGATCTGGAAAATCTTGGGAATCCCCATTGGGAGGAGTATGGTTATCCATCATATTAAGACCTGATGTTGACCACTCCAAAATTCCACTTATCACATTGGCTACTGGAGTTGCAGTTGCTAAAACCCTTGAAAGAATTGGCATAAAAAATTCTGAAATCAAATGGCCAAATGACATTATGATAAATGATAAAAAAGTCTGTGGTATTTTAACTGAAGCTGTAACAAACTTCAATACCATAGAAACTGTTATCATAGGAGTGGGAATCGATGCCAATTTAAATATTGAAGATTTCCCTGAAGAATTACAAGCAGGAACCACTACTCTTGAAAATGAACTAGGTAGGAAAGGAGATGAGAATCTCTTAATAAAAATCTTTTTAGAAGAATTTGAAAAAATTAGCGAATTATTTAACCATGAAGGTTATGAAGAAATATTGAAAGAATGGAGAAAACGTTCTTACACTATTGGTAAAATAGTAGAGGTTAGAAAACCATTCAACAAATATTATGATGCATATGTTCTTGGAATTTCAAGAGAAGGTGCATTAGTTGTTGAAAAAATTGATGGTACACTGGAAAAAGTTATTTCCGGAGAATGCATCATTAAAAATTAA